CTTACTTTTATGAGAGTCTCATTCACCAAGAACCTCTTCTTATTCAAAAACCCTCTCCCCAATCACACACCTCTCTACACATGGGTCAACTGTAGTGGATGAAGCTTTCAGAACAGAATCAACTATCAATTGGTCCACTAATTCAGGCTCTGACCCTTTCTCAACTAATTCAGGCTCTGACACAGGTAAAAGAGATGCCATTTCTAAAGCATCCGTGTTCTCCAATCCTTTCTCAAATGTATGATTTTCCTTTGTAACCTCAATCCCAACTCCATTTGTCACATTTCCTTCTATAATGCTACCATCTAAATGATCATTTGCATTCAATACCGAACAGTGAAGACCATTCAGATCATTTATTGCATTTGTCTCACCCCCTTCTACAATCGAAGCAACCTTTTCACTAGCCACTGTCACCGGCTTTGGATGATGCTGCTGGTCTTTCTTATTAGTCCAAAGAGTCTTTTTCTTTCCCACTTGAGAAGAGCAAGAGTTAAGTTTATGTCCAAACGATGAACACTTCAAGCATTTTGCAGGTTTCCATTGATATTCTACGTGTAAATCCATGATATGCACACCATCAATCCAAAGAGGGATGGAGCTAGGGAATGAACATTCTACATCAATTTCCACACACAATCTAGCACAAGTGAGCCTGGTTTTCTTCTTTGTGCATTCATCCATCATCAATGGATTTCCAAGATAACTTGTAATCACACTCAACCCTAGTTTATTCCATAAATGTAGAGGAACATTGTATATCATAACCCATACTGGAATAGTCTTCATATCTGCAATTGATTTCTCAATTAACAAACTCCAGGGTCTTACAATGAACAGTTGTTTCAAACTGAAAAATCCCCTTGTTGAAGAGCTACTTTTctatcatcttcattcacaaagttGAATACAAAAGCATTAACATTGTCACCATGGGTAGAGATAGTTACCTCTGACTTGAGTTTCCATTGTGTTGTTACAGCCTCTTTCACCATGGCAAAAGAAAGTTTCCGTCCGGCAAAAAACCCAATCACTAGGGTTTTACAATCCTTAACAGCTTCTTCAAAATCCTCAGATTTTACAGCCGTTGCCTTCTTCCCTTCCATCAAATCAGAAGATTTAAACACTAAAGAACAATCTTCAGCTTGCGATTTTGATGCCAAGACATTGGACCAATCCAATCCAGACCCTAAATTTTGAGAAGATTTGTTTCCAGAATTTAAGTTGGAAATCAAGTGAGGAAACTCAGAAATTGAACCAGACAGAACACTATGATCATGAGGAGAAGTGATTGAATTAAATTGAGGCAAATCAACTCCAGCCATGGTTGGATTGGACGAGCAAGACGCGAAAAATCTAAATCTGAAATCGCAATTCAAATCGCCGCCACGTCATCGCCCCCTCTCTCTCATCACATTACGTTTCTTGTGCAATGGCTACTACAGAGTTATTGTGGAAACATCTGAAGATCAACCATCGACGTTACAGAATATGCCGGAGCATTGTTGAATTGTGCGTACCGAGGCGTAAAATATTAGCATTTGCAATTTTACATATATCAAATTGAAATGTATGGACGCGCATATAGTTAGATACAAGTACATGGTTTAGGTGCATTATtagagagaaaaataaaataaaattggaccTACCAATCTTGTAACCTGTCTCGACGGATCTAAGGACCCAACTGCATTAAATTGGCAATGGATTTTTGCAATTTAATGGGGGTGCATGTACTGGATTATATTAGCTTTTTCCTGAGTGAAATGCTACTGAAGTGAGTCCTCACAAACTAAAAACTTTTGGCTTTGATTTCCTTCGCATCTCAGTTGATACATAACCACTAGGGGAGCATAAAATATAGAAACCACCGTCCATCGGAATACAAAATGATAACTCAGCGAAGTAATTAGAGTTTGAACTACCAGATTAGGCATGCACACCAAAAATTACAACTAAATATTTTAGATTTGCAAGCAAACATATATTAAGTGCCCCTATTGTAAAATGTTAAAATTATGACTCCTGGTTTCGTGCGCATGACTGCACAAGAAACACACCTCTTAAACCATCATCAGATTTGTTATTCAGATATGTTACCGTAAAAATGCACATATGTGACATATAGATGCAAAAGCCAACACCTAACAAGGTgtttggatatatatatatagaagttGTTTTTTCGATTTCTAGAATTCGAAAAATCAAAAGTTAGTTTGGCAATAATTTTTCAGAACGATTTTAAAAAAcagaaaaatcggtttttatGAAGCAAATTTATATTCAAACGCGCTATTAGAAAAACATGTTTAATTCTGCATTACCTAGTACAACAAAGCTTTGCATTGGTAAGCCATTTGATTCTCCGATATATACCTAGTATAACTATTAACTAACCAGGGCTGCTTTGATCACTGTTCGTACGCTTCCTCGTTACCACTCAATTTAATTATATGCTAAAGACCTTTGTTTTGTTTCATATATGCATAAGATAAACCACTTTGTTGAAAGAAGTTGTGATGTTAATGGGTCATGCATGATAAGAAGATCTATTTGATACCCAACGCCGAGATTTTCTTGTCTGCCAATTTGGTTGACATGCATGTGTGCTATCTAAGTAGTCTAGATGAATCCACTTAACGTTAAGTGAGTGGGGTTCAATTGCCTAGTTAATGAGCATTCGTAATCGATAT
This DNA window, taken from Papaver somniferum cultivar HN1 chromosome 3, ASM357369v1, whole genome shotgun sequence, encodes the following:
- the LOC113358797 gene encoding uncharacterized protein LOC113358797: METQVRDMKTIPVWVMIYNVPLHLWNKLGLSVITSYLGNPLMMDECTKKKTRLTCARLCVEIDVECSFPSSIPLWIDGVHIMDLHVEYQWKPAKCLKCSSFGHKLNSCSSQVGKKKTLWTNKKDQQHHPKPVTVASEKVASIVEGGETNAINDLNGLHCSVLNANDHLDGSIIEGNVTNGVGIEVTKENHTFEKGLENTDALEMASLLPVSEPELVEKGSEPELVDQLIVDSVLKASSTTVDPCVERCVIGERVFE